A genomic segment from Desulfovibrio legallii encodes:
- the sucC gene encoding ADP-forming succinate--CoA ligase subunit beta: protein MNIHEYQAKGLLGQFGVPVPAGALAATAAEARAAAAGLPGPVWVVKAQIHAGGRGKGGGVQVCKNLDAVEAAAGHIIGMQLITHQTGPEGKKVHKVWVEQGTEIARELYLAVVLDRGAQRLTVMASPDGGMDIEDVAARTPERIFTTRLDGGHHIWPYQARQLFFGCGLTPEQVGKGAALVQNLVRLAVEKDAVLVEINPLAVTTAGDIVALDAKMDFDESALKRHPDVAAMDDPEEGDPLERKARELGVNYVRLSGYVGTMVNGAGLAMATMDAIKQAGAAPANFLDAGGGANEQMVAAGFEVMLSDPHVRGILINIFGGILRCDIVAQGVVNAARKVDLRLPLVVRLEGTNVEEGRRILRESGLNFETAASMSEAAHKIAALTAGGAA, encoded by the coding sequence ATGAATATTCACGAATACCAGGCAAAGGGCCTGCTGGGCCAGTTCGGCGTGCCCGTGCCCGCGGGAGCGCTGGCGGCCACGGCGGCCGAGGCCCGCGCCGCGGCGGCAGGCCTGCCGGGCCCGGTGTGGGTGGTCAAGGCGCAGATCCACGCGGGCGGCCGGGGCAAAGGCGGCGGCGTGCAGGTCTGCAAGAATCTGGACGCAGTGGAGGCCGCGGCCGGGCACATCATCGGCATGCAGCTCATCACGCACCAGACCGGGCCGGAAGGTAAGAAGGTGCACAAGGTCTGGGTGGAGCAGGGCACGGAGATTGCCCGCGAGCTCTACCTGGCCGTGGTGCTGGACCGGGGCGCGCAGCGCCTGACGGTCATGGCCTCGCCCGACGGCGGCATGGACATTGAAGACGTGGCCGCGCGCACGCCGGAGCGCATTTTTACCACCAGGCTGGACGGCGGGCACCACATCTGGCCGTACCAGGCGCGGCAGCTCTTCTTTGGCTGCGGGCTCACGCCGGAGCAGGTGGGCAAGGGCGCGGCCCTGGTGCAGAACCTGGTGCGCCTGGCCGTGGAAAAGGACGCCGTGCTGGTGGAGATCAATCCCCTGGCCGTGACCACGGCGGGGGACATTGTGGCCCTGGACGCCAAGATGGATTTTGACGAAAGCGCCCTCAAACGCCACCCGGACGTGGCCGCCATGGACGACCCAGAGGAAGGCGACCCCCTGGAGCGCAAGGCGCGGGAGCTGGGCGTGAACTATGTGCGCCTCTCCGGCTATGTGGGCACCATGGTCAACGGCGCGGGCCTGGCCATGGCCACTATGGACGCCATCAAGCAGGCCGGGGCGGCGCCCGCCAACTTTCTGGACGCGGGCGGCGGGGCCAACGAGCAGATGGTGGCCGCGGGCTTTGAAGTCATGCTCTCCGATCCGCATGTGCGGGGCATCCTGATCAATATTTTCGGCGGCATATTGCGCTGCGACATCGTGGCCCAGGGCGTGGTCAACGCGGCCCGCAAGGTGGACCTGCGCCTGCCCCTGGTGGTGCGGCTGGAAGGCACCAATGTGGAAGAAGGCCGGCGCATCCTCAGGGAAAGCGGTCTGAACTTTGAAACGGCGGCCTCCATGAGCGAGGCGGCGCACAAAATTGCGGCCCTCACCGCTGGAGGTGCGGCATGA